From a region of the Agrobacterium larrymoorei genome:
- a CDS encoding ABC transporter substrate-binding protein — MNSRTKLLSVIGGGLLTAALTLAPLAHAQEADISPEQKDRPRAEKVEAAAKLIPADYKFITKGKLTVATVPFKLPLVDYASDAKTAIGVEPDFAQIVADSLGLELQLVPIAWADWPLGLASGKYDAVISNVTVTEARKEKFDFSSYRNDLLGIYVASNNSKLEKVSKPEDVAGLKVIVGAATNQEQILLKWIEQNKAKGLADTEIQYYDDQGALNVALQSGRADAYLGPNATAAYEAATVKKTKLAGTFSGGWPEAAEIAVATKKGSGLADAVTAALNAQIKNGTYGKVLARWNLASEGITESRTNPPGLPKS; from the coding sequence ATGAATTCCAGAACGAAATTGCTGTCGGTCATCGGCGGCGGTCTGTTGACGGCTGCGCTCACGCTCGCCCCGCTGGCGCACGCACAAGAGGCGGATATCTCCCCAGAGCAGAAGGACCGGCCCCGGGCGGAGAAGGTGGAGGCGGCAGCAAAGCTCATTCCCGCCGATTACAAATTCATAACCAAGGGTAAGCTGACCGTCGCGACGGTGCCGTTCAAACTGCCATTGGTGGATTATGCCAGCGATGCGAAGACAGCCATCGGCGTCGAGCCGGACTTTGCGCAGATCGTTGCAGACAGTCTTGGGCTTGAACTCCAGCTCGTTCCCATTGCCTGGGCGGACTGGCCGCTTGGTCTAGCTTCGGGCAAATACGACGCGGTGATTTCCAACGTTACCGTGACCGAGGCCCGCAAGGAGAAATTCGATTTCTCAAGCTACCGCAACGACCTGCTGGGTATCTATGTTGCCAGCAACAACAGCAAGCTGGAAAAGGTCTCCAAGCCCGAAGATGTAGCAGGTTTGAAGGTGATCGTTGGCGCTGCCACCAATCAGGAGCAAATCCTGCTGAAATGGATCGAGCAGAACAAGGCCAAGGGCTTGGCCGATACCGAAATCCAGTATTATGACGATCAGGGCGCGCTTAACGTCGCGCTGCAATCTGGTCGTGCGGATGCATATCTCGGCCCGAATGCAACAGCCGCCTATGAGGCTGCGACCGTCAAGAAAACAAAGCTTGCTGGCACATTTTCAGGCGGCTGGCCGGAAGCAGCGGAAATTGCCGTTGCAACGAAAAAGGGTTCCGGGCTCGCCGATGCGGTAACCGCCGCGCTGAACGCGCAGATCAAGAATGGCACATATGGCAAGGTTCTGGCCAGATGGAACCTTGCTTCTGAGGGTATCACGGAATCCCGCACCAACCCGCCGGGCCTGCCAAAAAGCTGA
- a CDS encoding sulfurtransferase: MASGLAGFFLSAASFATASASDALVTAEWLKSNLENPKVKIFEVSVDTGVYERGHIPGAANLNWHTDLVDRERRDIAAKENFQTLLQKAGVAEDTTIVLYGDNNNWFAAWGAWIFETYGLGDRVKLLDGGRKIWEAEGLPLDTSVPNAKATTLAIAERDPAVRARFVDVVAVAEGKHNVKLIDIRSSDEYSGKIFAPDGVKELSVRAGHIPGAVNVPWGTIVNKDGTFKTAAEIKAIYAEKGIDGSAPIITYCRIGERSSHTWFALKKILGYDVRNYDGSWTEYGNAVGVPISNPTGTVWTGK, translated from the coding sequence ATTGCTTCAGGGCTGGCAGGATTCTTCCTTTCCGCCGCATCTTTCGCAACGGCGAGTGCATCGGATGCCCTCGTTACGGCGGAGTGGCTGAAGAGCAATCTTGAGAATCCGAAGGTCAAGATATTCGAGGTCAGTGTCGATACTGGCGTTTATGAGCGCGGGCATATTCCTGGTGCCGCCAACCTCAATTGGCATACTGATCTGGTGGATCGGGAACGGCGCGATATTGCGGCCAAGGAAAACTTCCAGACGCTGCTGCAAAAGGCTGGCGTCGCCGAAGACACCACGATTGTTCTTTATGGTGATAACAACAACTGGTTTGCTGCCTGGGGTGCCTGGATTTTCGAAACCTACGGACTTGGCGACCGCGTGAAGCTTCTTGATGGTGGTCGCAAAATCTGGGAGGCCGAAGGTCTGCCGCTGGATACTTCCGTGCCGAATGCAAAGGCGACGACGCTCGCGATTGCCGAACGCGATCCAGCCGTTCGTGCCCGCTTCGTTGATGTTGTCGCGGTCGCAGAAGGCAAGCATAACGTCAAGCTGATCGATATCCGCTCTTCGGACGAATATTCCGGCAAAATCTTCGCGCCAGATGGTGTTAAGGAGCTTTCCGTGCGCGCAGGCCACATTCCCGGCGCTGTGAATGTGCCGTGGGGAACCATCGTCAATAAGGATGGGACTTTCAAAACGGCGGCGGAAATCAAGGCGATCTATGCTGAAAAGGGTATCGACGGCTCCGCACCCATCATCACCTATTGCCGCATCGGCGAGCGCTCGAGCCATACATGGTTCGCTCTGAAGAAAATTCTTGGCTATGATGTGCGCAATTACGATGGCTCCTGGACGGAATATGGAAATGCGGTCGGCGTGCCGATCAGCAATCCTACCGGAACTGTCTGGACCGGTAAGTAA
- a CDS encoding GNAT family N-acetyltransferase, whose protein sequence is MVEIVIRSAPNAPAAQALVEGLIREYDGRYGVENRPGGARSELERYPVDLFAPPLGDFLLLQRNGETIAGGAFMSHDDETVEIKRVWSHPELRRQGLARRIMVALEESAAELGYTRAYLTTGFRQPEAVGLYLSLGYRPLFDLDADPQLYRSLPFEKGIGAARGHSVETKAYLPATSFEEATERVRLIKAEQEAKILSRFNRYSQTAA, encoded by the coding sequence ATGGTAGAGATCGTTATTCGTTCGGCTCCGAACGCGCCCGCTGCACAAGCTTTGGTCGAAGGGCTGATCCGTGAATATGACGGGCGCTACGGCGTGGAAAACAGGCCGGGCGGTGCACGCTCGGAACTGGAGCGTTATCCGGTTGACCTGTTTGCGCCACCGCTCGGCGATTTCCTTCTGCTTCAACGCAATGGCGAAACCATCGCCGGTGGCGCCTTTATGAGCCATGATGATGAGACGGTGGAAATCAAGCGGGTCTGGAGCCACCCGGAGCTAAGGCGGCAAGGGCTCGCCCGGCGCATTATGGTGGCTCTCGAGGAAAGCGCGGCAGAGCTTGGTTACACCCGCGCCTATCTCACCACCGGCTTCCGCCAGCCGGAGGCGGTTGGCCTTTATCTGTCGCTCGGATATCGCCCTCTCTTCGATCTGGATGCCGATCCGCAGCTTTATCGCTCGCTGCCTTTCGAAAAAGGCATCGGCGCAGCCCGTGGTCATAGCGTCGAAACGAAGGCATATTTGCCAGCAACGTCCTTCGAGGAAGCGACAGAGCGCGTCCGTTTGATCAAGGCGGAGCAGGAGGCAAAGATATTGTCTCGCTTCAATCGCTATTCCCAGACCGCGGCATAG
- a CDS encoding GNAT family N-acetyltransferase has product MSDRFLYTSILDPLAQPLLDELLFEYDSRYGTFFSAAGAKEEMNKYPPEAFSPPYGNFVLLLRDGQAIGGGAFMRYDDDTAEFKRVWTHSSYRRQGLAKKVLIELERQAARQGYSRIYLTTGFRQPEAVGLYLSNGYTALFDRTVDPETIKSLPFEKWLSVPASAAIESVSSANNTHSQLSVSR; this is encoded by the coding sequence ATGAGCGACAGATTTCTCTATACCTCGATCCTCGATCCGCTGGCACAGCCGCTTCTGGACGAATTGTTGTTCGAATATGACAGCCGCTACGGCACTTTCTTCAGCGCCGCCGGCGCAAAGGAAGAGATGAACAAATACCCGCCCGAGGCCTTTAGCCCGCCCTATGGCAACTTCGTGCTGTTGCTGAGAGATGGTCAGGCAATCGGCGGCGGCGCTTTCATGCGTTACGACGATGACACGGCTGAATTCAAACGGGTTTGGACGCACTCTTCCTATCGCAGACAGGGCTTGGCGAAGAAGGTTCTGATTGAGCTTGAGCGTCAGGCCGCGCGGCAGGGTTACTCCCGCATCTATCTGACGACCGGTTTCCGCCAGCCGGAAGCAGTCGGGCTCTATCTTTCGAACGGTTACACCGCGCTGTTCGACAGGACAGTCGATCCTGAAACGATCAAGTCGTTGCCCTTCGAAAAGTGGCTGTCTGTGCCAGCATCTGCGGCAATCGAGAGCGTCTCGTCGGCAAACAATACCCATTCCCAACTTTCCGTCAGCCGATAA
- a CDS encoding YeeE/YedE family protein, with amino-acid sequence MNALYPRLASAVILVLLVASSHWVATLDNGRQLSFSLLAGAAFGVVLQRGRFCFLCNFRDLVENRRSDGVLAILVALLVGVVFYQIVMMAWVPVPQPDRLPPNAHIGPVGPVLALASAVFGIGTALSGSCLSGHFYRLGEGAFGSSVAIIGAAFGFLLAFLSWNTLYTVSVFDDVPVWLPYHLGYGAALFLALAILSGLIATVLHLDKSGDTAPVQNSEDRLKQAIKAIFVHRWPPVITGILVAAISAFAYFRVMPLGVTAELGSIVRTAGTSGALLPETLAGLDTVRGWISAIKTTVLSPNGVFVAGLIVASFASALVAGQFRPSWPSRSGVASRLLGGVLMGWGGMTALGCTVGVLLSGIHAGALSGWIFLIFCGLGAAFGLYVKRRFRLA; translated from the coding sequence ATGAACGCCCTATATCCTCGGCTGGCGTCAGCCGTCATTCTCGTCCTGCTCGTTGCTTCCAGCCACTGGGTGGCGACGCTGGACAATGGAAGACAACTTTCCTTTTCTCTTCTGGCCGGTGCTGCGTTCGGCGTGGTGCTTCAGCGCGGACGCTTCTGCTTTCTTTGCAACTTCAGGGACTTGGTGGAGAACCGGCGTTCCGATGGTGTACTGGCAATCCTTGTCGCGCTGCTTGTCGGCGTCGTCTTTTATCAGATCGTCATGATGGCTTGGGTGCCGGTGCCTCAGCCGGATCGCCTGCCGCCCAATGCGCATATCGGCCCGGTCGGTCCCGTTCTTGCCCTCGCATCTGCCGTTTTCGGCATCGGTACCGCATTGTCGGGGTCGTGCCTCTCCGGCCACTTTTATCGGCTGGGCGAAGGAGCATTCGGATCCAGCGTCGCGATCATCGGCGCGGCCTTCGGCTTCCTACTGGCGTTTCTCAGCTGGAACACGCTTTATACGGTCAGCGTGTTCGATGATGTGCCTGTCTGGCTGCCGTACCATCTCGGCTATGGTGCAGCACTCTTTCTCGCACTGGCAATCCTGTCCGGCCTCATTGCCACTGTTCTTCATCTGGATAAAAGCGGGGATACCGCGCCCGTCCAAAACAGCGAAGACAGGTTAAAACAGGCGATCAAGGCAATCTTCGTCCATCGTTGGCCTCCCGTCATTACCGGCATTCTTGTCGCGGCGATCAGTGCCTTTGCCTATTTCCGCGTCATGCCACTCGGCGTGACCGCTGAACTTGGAAGCATCGTTAGAACGGCTGGAACGTCGGGTGCTTTGCTGCCTGAAACTCTAGCGGGTCTGGATACTGTGCGCGGCTGGATCAGTGCGATCAAAACAACGGTTCTTTCTCCAAACGGCGTCTTTGTTGCCGGATTGATAGTCGCAAGCTTTGCTTCGGCGCTTGTTGCTGGCCAGTTCAGACCCTCATGGCCATCCAGAAGCGGTGTTGCATCGCGCTTGCTTGGCGGTGTGCTGATGGGCTGGGGCGGTATGACGGCCCTCGGCTGTACCGTTGGTGTGTTGCTCTCAGGCATTCATGCAGGTGCTCTTTCGGGATGGATATTCCTGATTTTCTGCGGTTTAGGGGCGGCCTTCGGGCTTTACGTAAAGCGTCGCTTCAGACTGGCGTAA
- a CDS encoding diguanylate cyclase — translation MQVFSRGRYWLFVAILMLGFCGASAIMLVQLRKDSWTIANTGAQNLLTLLSQDIDSRLDAYDGVLESIVRKVEQPEFAALPPALQQTLLFDQVLKEPYFTSVLVLDAAGNVVRDAGSAPPRLDNFSDRSYFQAQLKSENAGLYISAPFQRRLTGDDDVLGLSRRIDRPDGSFGGVVVATLKLSYFQDLFKRMNLKDGDAINLFSQSGVLIMRSPYIGDQIGRDFSASENIKRFQAEPSGSFSGVAAIDGVMRLYNFMHVGPRPLILNVALSHDQIFATWRKQAVTIGVVLALLSASTVALAVAVRRAFNARIRAEETTRRSEAQYRLLADNATDVIVRLDRDLIRRYVSPASRDMFGMEPKELVGTNARGIIHPSDWPLVQQVAQDARVSTFPVEAIYRLKHRDGHYVWVEGRYRFVVEDDSLIVVLRDISRRKVAEAKLEEANAELARRANTDGLTGLANRRQFDEVLAEEYGNTDAGGENLSLLLIDVDRFKLFNDTYGHQAGDDCLRRVAQAVRSSARRSDVCARYGGEEIAVIMPGAGEAEAFALGERIRAAVAELGIEHSASSFGHVTISAGCSSAGSDGIHDVKTLIAEADRLLYEAKRTGRNKVLASNAAEFTSGLPVIFAEEQRLEAVEAYRQRFAEKPKENLNVIARGAAELLGTPIGFVTLAGDKDLALVGRHGIEAETVARDIAFCGYTIAGTEPMFVSDTRADLRFQSNPLVQGPTALRFYAGAPIVDPDSGLVVGTVCVADFKPHDQATDGQRKILADLSKLVVKELT, via the coding sequence ATGCAGGTTTTCAGTCGCGGCCGCTATTGGTTGTTCGTGGCAATTCTCATGCTCGGGTTTTGCGGTGCATCCGCGATCATGCTCGTGCAGTTGCGCAAAGATAGCTGGACGATTGCCAATACCGGTGCTCAAAACCTGCTTACCCTGCTTTCACAGGATATAGACAGTCGGCTGGATGCTTATGATGGCGTGCTGGAAAGCATTGTCAGGAAGGTGGAGCAGCCCGAATTTGCCGCGCTCCCTCCTGCGCTGCAACAGACGCTTCTTTTCGATCAGGTTCTGAAAGAGCCTTATTTCACCAGCGTTCTGGTACTGGATGCTGCGGGTAACGTTGTCAGGGATGCGGGCTCGGCGCCGCCAAGGCTCGATAATTTCTCGGATCGCTCCTACTTTCAAGCGCAGTTGAAGAGCGAAAATGCCGGGCTCTATATAAGCGCACCGTTCCAACGGCGCCTGACGGGTGATGACGATGTTCTGGGTTTGAGCAGGCGGATCGATAGGCCCGATGGCAGTTTTGGCGGTGTTGTCGTTGCCACGCTGAAGCTCAGCTATTTTCAGGATCTATTCAAACGCATGAACCTGAAGGATGGAGACGCGATCAACCTGTTCTCTCAGAGCGGCGTGCTGATCATGCGCAGTCCCTACATTGGGGATCAAATCGGCCGGGATTTTTCCGCCTCTGAAAATATCAAGCGTTTTCAGGCTGAACCGTCAGGATCGTTTTCCGGCGTTGCTGCCATCGATGGCGTGATGCGGCTTTATAATTTCATGCATGTGGGCCCGCGTCCGCTGATCCTCAATGTGGCGCTTTCGCACGATCAGATTTTCGCAACGTGGCGCAAGCAGGCCGTTACGATAGGCGTCGTTCTTGCATTGCTCAGTGCATCCACGGTTGCGCTGGCGGTTGCGGTCAGGCGTGCCTTTAACGCGCGTATCCGCGCAGAGGAAACGACGCGCCGAAGCGAAGCGCAATATCGGCTGCTTGCGGACAATGCGACGGATGTCATCGTGCGGCTGGATAGGGACCTGATACGCCGCTACGTGTCACCGGCTTCGCGTGACATGTTCGGCATGGAGCCGAAGGAACTTGTCGGCACGAATGCGCGTGGCATCATTCACCCGAGCGATTGGCCGCTCGTGCAGCAGGTGGCGCAGGATGCGCGCGTTTCCACCTTTCCCGTGGAAGCGATCTACAGGCTGAAGCATCGGGATGGCCACTACGTCTGGGTGGAAGGGCGTTATCGTTTCGTTGTCGAAGATGACAGCCTGATCGTCGTTCTGCGCGATATTTCCCGCCGTAAGGTTGCCGAAGCAAAGCTGGAGGAGGCAAATGCCGAGCTTGCAAGGCGCGCCAACACGGATGGTTTGACGGGACTTGCCAACCGCCGACAGTTCGATGAGGTGCTGGCCGAGGAATATGGAAATACCGATGCGGGCGGCGAAAATCTTTCGCTGCTTCTCATCGACGTGGATCGTTTCAAGCTTTTCAACGACACTTATGGACATCAGGCCGGAGATGATTGTCTGCGCCGGGTTGCGCAGGCGGTTCGCAGCAGCGCGCGGCGCAGCGATGTCTGCGCCCGTTATGGCGGAGAAGAAATCGCCGTCATCATGCCGGGCGCCGGTGAGGCAGAGGCTTTCGCCCTGGGTGAGCGTATAAGGGCCGCAGTCGCAGAACTGGGGATCGAGCATTCCGCCAGCAGTTTCGGCCACGTGACAATCAGCGCAGGCTGCAGTTCCGCAGGAAGCGATGGTATCCACGACGTCAAGACGCTGATCGCCGAGGCTGACCGACTTCTTTATGAAGCCAAACGCACGGGGCGCAACAAGGTGCTGGCGTCGAATGCGGCAGAGTTCACCAGTGGCCTGCCCGTCATTTTCGCTGAGGAACAACGGCTGGAGGCCGTTGAGGCGTATAGGCAGAGGTTTGCGGAAAAGCCGAAGGAGAACCTCAACGTCATCGCGCGCGGTGCAGCTGAACTTCTCGGTACCCCAATCGGCTTCGTCACGCTCGCCGGTGATAAGGATCTGGCCCTTGTCGGACGTCACGGCATAGAGGCTGAAACCGTTGCACGCGACATTGCCTTTTGCGGCTACACGATAGCCGGAACGGAGCCGATGTTCGTCAGCGACACGCGCGCGGATCTCCGCTTCCAGTCCAATCCGCTGGTGCAAGGCCCGACGGCACTTCGCTTTTACGCCGGTGCTCCAATCGTAGATCCGGATAGCGGCCTTGTGGTTGGCACGGTCTGCGTAGCGGATTTCAAACCGCACGATCAGGCGACTGATGGCCAGCGAAAGATACTCGCCGACCTTTCTAAACTGGTGGTAAAGGAACTGACCTGA
- a CDS encoding LLM class flavin-dependent oxidoreductase, whose translation MSLSHIKNFSFLVPGNYMDDDPAKGLEETLGLFEQGEALGYHTALVRQRHLERGVSSAATFLAAASQRTRTIGLGTAVIQLGYENPFRLAEDLATVDVLSRGRLNVGVSVGAPPFAHLISQFTDRAEDADYSHKRAEKLAEALRSNPLSNEAEAGNAAGNQQPRLRPRAEGLTERLWYGGGSQSSAKWAGQAGFNLLTGNIISGEGTDDFHTAQAALIDRFRSSWSHIRPARVALGRVILPTDSASAATRRRYREFVEERNKRTGQAHGPRRTLFLPDIIGTTDEILEALANDPVVPLVSEFRLELPYEFQAEDYLQIIRDFSNAFIRLPATGQLKAV comes from the coding sequence ATGTCGCTCTCGCATATCAAGAATTTTTCCTTCCTCGTTCCGGGTAATTACATGGATGATGATCCGGCCAAGGGGCTGGAAGAGACGCTTGGCCTTTTCGAACAGGGAGAGGCACTCGGCTATCATACTGCACTGGTACGCCAGCGGCATCTGGAGCGTGGGGTTTCATCCGCTGCCACATTTCTCGCCGCTGCCTCGCAGCGCACCAGGACTATTGGTTTGGGAACGGCGGTCATTCAGCTCGGCTACGAAAACCCGTTCCGGCTCGCGGAAGACCTGGCAACCGTAGACGTTCTTTCGCGCGGGCGCCTGAACGTCGGCGTATCCGTTGGCGCCCCGCCATTTGCGCATCTCATATCGCAGTTCACCGACAGGGCGGAAGACGCTGATTACAGTCACAAGCGGGCGGAAAAACTCGCCGAAGCCTTACGGTCAAACCCTCTATCCAACGAGGCGGAGGCCGGAAATGCTGCCGGAAACCAGCAGCCTCGTCTGCGCCCGCGCGCAGAAGGATTGACGGAGAGACTGTGGTATGGCGGCGGTTCCCAGAGCTCGGCGAAATGGGCCGGGCAGGCAGGCTTCAATCTTCTGACCGGAAACATCATCAGCGGCGAGGGCACTGACGATTTTCACACAGCACAAGCGGCGCTGATCGACCGCTTCAGGTCATCATGGTCCCACATACGCCCCGCCCGTGTAGCGCTTGGCCGCGTCATTCTGCCTACCGACAGCGCCAGCGCTGCTACACGCCGTCGATACCGCGAGTTTGTCGAAGAGCGAAACAAACGCACCGGCCAGGCCCATGGACCGAGACGGACATTGTTCCTGCCCGATATCATCGGCACGACCGACGAAATCCTCGAAGCGCTGGCCAATGATCCGGTCGTCCCTCTCGTTTCCGAGTTTCGCCTTGAACTGCCTTATGAATTTCAGGCGGAAGATTATCTGCAGATCATCCGGGATTTCTCCAATGCCTTTATCCGCCTACCGGCGACCGGACAGTTGAAGGCCGTGTAG
- a CDS encoding ATP-binding cassette domain-containing protein, with protein MVATVWYLIILTVLSIIQHYIERHFSRGALRNPPPSFFTTLYRTFVPRKAVVAVNEEPLAAPVRAVHATPSVRQKGFQLGNRGGNVTIHGVSKSFGSLKVLDDITLSVPAASVTTILGQSGSGKSTLLRSINHLERVDGGFIAIDGELIGYRQEGDRLYELKEHDILKRRVEVGMVFQNFNLFPHLTALENITEAPITVRGIGKEQAEAEARELLARVGLSDKADAYPRQLSGGQQQRVAIARALALRPKVLLFDEPTSALDPELVNEVLDVIKELARSGVTLIIVTHEIGFAREVSDTVIFMEQGKILETGKPEKLFGKPDHPRTAEFLAKVL; from the coding sequence ATGGTCGCTACCGTCTGGTATCTCATCATCCTCACGGTTCTGTCGATCATCCAGCACTATATCGAACGGCATTTTTCCCGCGGCGCGTTGCGCAATCCACCACCCTCCTTCTTCACGACGCTTTATCGGACCTTCGTTCCGCGCAAGGCTGTTGTCGCTGTGAATGAAGAGCCGTTGGCTGCGCCGGTCCGGGCGGTTCATGCCACCCCGTCGGTCCGTCAAAAGGGTTTCCAGCTCGGCAATCGCGGCGGCAATGTCACCATCCATGGCGTGTCCAAATCCTTCGGCTCGCTGAAGGTGCTGGATGACATTACTCTTAGCGTGCCCGCCGCAAGCGTCACGACAATTCTCGGTCAATCCGGTTCGGGTAAATCCACGCTTCTGCGTTCGATCAACCATCTGGAACGTGTCGATGGCGGCTTTATTGCCATCGATGGGGAATTGATCGGCTATCGGCAGGAAGGCGACAGGCTTTATGAGCTGAAGGAGCACGACATTCTGAAGCGCCGCGTCGAAGTTGGCATGGTGTTCCAGAACTTCAATCTCTTCCCGCACCTGACCGCGCTCGAAAACATTACCGAAGCGCCGATCACCGTGCGCGGCATCGGCAAAGAACAGGCGGAAGCGGAGGCGCGGGAGCTTCTCGCTCGTGTCGGTCTTTCCGATAAAGCAGACGCTTACCCGCGGCAATTGTCCGGTGGCCAACAGCAGCGCGTGGCCATTGCCCGTGCGCTTGCCCTGCGCCCCAAGGTGCTGCTCTTCGATGAGCCGACCTCGGCCCTCGATCCCGAACTCGTCAATGAGGTTCTGGACGTCATCAAGGAACTGGCCCGCTCCGGCGTCACGCTCATCATCGTCACACATGAAATCGGCTTTGCCCGCGAAGTCTCCGACACGGTCATCTTCATGGAGCAGGGCAAGATCCTCGAAACGGGGAAGCCGGAGAAGCTGTTCGGCAAACCGGACCATCCCCGCACTGCAGAATTCCTCGCAAAAGTTCTCTGA
- a CDS encoding ABC transporter substrate-binding protein, with the protein MASASASIAFSADDAFDLSPAQSGRIHVERDNAAIAAVPKDFKFVTAGKFTVAVAPGGPPLATYATDARTVVGADLDYASAIAESLGLELELVPVAWADWPLGLTSGKYDAVISNVGVTELRKEKFDFSTYRQGLHGFFVRSDSGITAINEPKDAAGLRIIVGASTNQERILLKWNDQNVAAGLKPLELQYYDDEATSLVALAAGRADVIVQPHAQLVFIAARDKNIKRVGTLAAGWPERSDVAITTRKGSGLADALTLATNNLIKSGAYARILARWQLSEEALPESRTNPPGLPKS; encoded by the coding sequence ATGGCATCTGCAAGTGCCAGTATTGCATTCTCGGCGGATGATGCGTTTGACCTTTCACCCGCCCAAAGCGGACGTATTCACGTGGAGCGTGATAATGCGGCCATCGCTGCGGTACCGAAGGATTTCAAGTTCGTAACCGCGGGAAAGTTTACGGTCGCCGTCGCGCCCGGCGGCCCGCCTTTGGCAACCTATGCGACCGACGCCAGAACCGTGGTGGGTGCGGACCTGGATTACGCTTCGGCCATAGCCGAGAGCCTCGGGCTCGAACTGGAACTGGTGCCCGTGGCCTGGGCCGATTGGCCGTTGGGACTGACCTCCGGCAAATACGACGCGGTTATATCCAATGTCGGCGTGACGGAGTTGCGCAAGGAAAAGTTCGATTTCTCGACTTACAGGCAAGGGCTGCACGGCTTTTTCGTGAGGTCGGATAGCGGCATCACCGCCATTAATGAGCCGAAAGACGCTGCCGGTCTGCGGATCATCGTGGGTGCCAGCACCAATCAGGAACGTATTCTCCTGAAATGGAACGATCAAAATGTTGCTGCCGGACTGAAGCCGCTGGAGCTTCAATATTACGATGACGAGGCAACGAGCCTTGTCGCGTTGGCCGCAGGCCGTGCGGACGTCATCGTCCAACCACACGCACAGCTGGTCTTCATTGCCGCACGAGACAAGAATATCAAGCGGGTCGGCACGCTGGCTGCGGGCTGGCCGGAACGTTCGGATGTGGCGATCACCACCCGTAAGGGCTCCGGCCTTGCGGACGCGCTGACGCTTGCCACCAATAACCTCATCAAAAGCGGTGCCTATGCAAGGATATTGGCGCGCTGGCAGCTTTCCGAAGAGGCGCTACCGGAATCCCGCACCAATCCGCCGGGTCTGCCCAAAAGCTGA
- a CDS encoding M20 aminoacylase family protein, whose product MNIRIDGARHSDDAERGILAFIEESIAFRRDLHRHPELSLKEKRTSGLVARYLLSYGYEVTEGVGGHGVVATLKRGNGDKRIGIRADIDALPIIEETGLAYASENHGVMHACGHDGHTTILLTAARYLAEHSNFSGTLTLIFQPAEEIGAGARTMIKDGLFERFPVDAVFGLHNWPGVSAGHFGFVEGPAMASVDKATVRIVGKGGHGAEPHQTVDPVLASAGFITSLQSIVSRNVDPRDMAVLTVGSIHGGTASNVIPESVELKLTARAFTQSIRETIEARLIALAKAQAESYGARADVDYHHGFPPVINHAPQTAFARDVAHRHFPAGQIEESFQPRTASEDFAFMLQERPGSYLFVGNGESAPLHSPHYDFNDAIIAPAARFWVRLAEAYLS is encoded by the coding sequence ATGAATATCCGCATCGACGGCGCGCGTCATAGTGACGACGCCGAACGGGGAATCCTTGCCTTCATAGAGGAGAGCATCGCCTTTCGCCGCGATCTCCATAGGCACCCGGAATTATCGCTGAAGGAGAAGCGGACCTCCGGCCTCGTCGCGCGCTACCTGCTATCCTACGGCTACGAGGTGACGGAAGGCGTTGGCGGGCATGGTGTCGTTGCCACGCTGAAGCGCGGCAATGGTGACAAGCGCATCGGCATTAGGGCCGATATCGATGCCTTGCCGATCATCGAGGAAACAGGCCTTGCCTATGCCAGCGAAAACCATGGCGTCATGCATGCCTGCGGGCATGATGGACACACGACGATCCTGCTGACGGCAGCGCGGTATCTTGCCGAACATTCCAATTTCTCCGGAACTCTTACGTTGATCTTTCAGCCTGCCGAGGAAATCGGTGCAGGTGCGCGGACCATGATCAAGGATGGATTGTTCGAACGCTTTCCCGTCGATGCGGTTTTCGGTCTGCACAATTGGCCGGGTGTCAGTGCCGGACATTTCGGCTTCGTGGAAGGTCCGGCCATGGCTTCCGTCGACAAGGCGACGGTTCGGATCGTGGGCAAGGGTGGGCACGGCGCCGAACCGCACCAGACGGTGGATCCGGTGCTGGCATCCGCCGGTTTCATCACTTCACTCCAGAGCATCGTTTCGCGCAATGTCGATCCACGGGACATGGCCGTACTGACGGTCGGTTCCATCCATGGCGGCACCGCTTCGAATGTCATTCCGGAAAGCGTGGAGTTGAAACTCACCGCCCGCGCATTCACGCAAAGCATCCGGGAAACCATCGAGGCTCGGCTGATCGCCTTGGCGAAGGCGCAGGCGGAAAGCTACGGCGCGCGGGCCGATGTGGATTACCACCATGGCTTTCCGCCAGTCATCAATCATGCACCACAGACCGCTTTTGCCCGCGACGTGGCACATCGTCACTTTCCCGCAGGACAGATCGAAGAGAGTTTCCAGCCCCGCACGGCAAGCGAAGACTTCGCCTTCATGCTTCAGGAGCGGCCCGGCTCCTATCTCTTTGTCGGGAATGGCGAAAGCGCACCTCTTCACAGCCCGCATTACGATTTCAACGATGCCATCATCGCGCCTGCCGCCCGCTTCTGGGTACGGCTGGCGGAAGCCTATCTTTCCTGA